TTGCGCTTGCGGAGTTCCGCATTGGTATAAAGCGCGCGAAACATCATCAGTGTCGGCGAAATTCGCGGACCGGGCTGTTCGTGGCCCATCAGCAGCGTCAACATGCCGCGAAAATGCGACTCAAAAATCGGACCGCCCGTAACTTTCAAATCGTAGAGCAGGTCGATCGTGTGATAGAGATCGTCGATCACCATGTCCCGCGCGCGCCGATACCGCATTGGCTCGGGTTCGTCGATCTTCAGAAAATTCAAGCCGACGGGCCGTTCGTGATCCGAGGGATCGACGATCACCAGATCGTGCCTGCGTTCTTCCGGATAGTTTCGCAGGATCTCCTCGATCAGCGCGCCGTGCGGATCCAGCACCGCCACTCCGCGCCCAAGTCGGATGTCCTCGAGAATCATTCGCAGCATCAGCGTCGATTTACCCGTACCGGTCTGGCCGATGATGTAGGTGTGGCGAAACCGCGACTCCCGGTCCATTGCAACGCCCACCTGGCGACCGCGGTGCAGATTCGATCCGAGCGTCACGTCGTTGCCCGCGCGCCCGAGCAGTGGGCTCGTCCGCGAGCGGTTCAGCATCAATCCCGGGCTGTCGGCCTCGGTCGGCATGGGCGTCCGCAGCACGGCGCACGCCTCGCGCACGCCGAACATCGTCTGGGCATCCGCCGGCATGTCGTCCAGCACATCGCGGGACGCGGCGGTCTTCACCACGCACCCGCCGGCGAACAGGGACAGATGTTCGCGCCCGTCCCACCGCGACGCGTCGTCGATCGCGATCCGTGCCGCGGAGATCATCGCGGGCTCGGGAGCGTGGCGACCGGTCAGGAACACGCGGATTCCCAGCGTTCCCCCCGCGAGTTCCGACACGCGTCGCAGCGTCTGTTCCCGCACGGCCGCCGCCGCGGACGGCAGCCACGTTTCCGCGTCGCGGTGCCGGTGCGTCTCGACGGACGCGCCCATCACGCGCTCCGCCTCGGCGAGATCGGCATGCGCGCGCTCCAGAATCTCCGTCGGTGTGCGCGGCCACGTGCGGACGTGGACGACGAAATGACTCGGGATCGCCAGCAGCACGTCGATCAGTCGCTGCCACGTGTCGTCGCTGGGAATCCACGGAAACAGATGGGAGACCGAGAGCGTGTGGCCGCGTGTCGACGACGCCTCGCTCGAGTCCTTCCGTCGAAGCCCCGTCCACGGCACGGGCGAATGCCCCACGCGCAAAAATTCCCGCCGCCGCCGCAGCTCGCGCACCGAGGGCGCTTCCAGACACGACACGAGCGATTCGATCGCGTCCGCGTCCGTCATCTCGTGCAGCTCCGCATAGTCCAATGTGGACGACAGCAACAGGCCCAGCGCCCGACCGCACGCGCCCGCCGCGCGTCGCGCCGCCGCGACCGTGCGCCCACGCCCCACCGGCAGATACGCGAAGTCGAATCGCTCGTTCGTGACGTCCATTTCGCCGCCCGCGTGGCCCGACGCGACGACGTAAAACTCCAGCGGCGTCGGCAGCGCCGTCAGCGCAGCCGCCAGATCCGTCCACCGGGCGTGGCACAACTCCGCCACCCGGCGCGAGCCTGCCGGATCGTGCTCGACGCCCGCAAGATGGAGGAAAAGTTCTTTCGAAAGGACGCGGGAAAGACGAATCGCACCATACGCGCGGTGCTCGTTTTCCGACGTCGAGCGGGCAACAACCATCACGCACCCCGTATCGACCGATGAATTTCGCGAGGGGATAACCGTCTCGATTCAAGGCCGAATTTCGCTCGTGTCAAGTCATGCCGCACGCGCTTGTCCGCCGTTCGTCGATATGACACGATGACCACAATTCACCATCCGTCTCTCGACATCGAAGCGTCCACAAAGACGGCGGCGTGCATGACCGAAAAGTTGCATCTCATCTCTCTCGACCTGCGTTTCACGCGCGACGTGCAGTTTCACGCGCTGCATCAGCTCGCC
The Deltaproteobacteria bacterium DNA segment above includes these coding regions:
- a CDS encoding type IV secretion system DNA-binding domain-containing protein, producing the protein MVVARSTSENEHRAYGAIRLSRVLSKELFLHLAGVEHDPAGSRRVAELCHARWTDLAAALTALPTPLEFYVVASGHAGGEMDVTNERFDFAYLPVGRGRTVAAARRAAGACGRALGLLLSSTLDYAELHEMTDADAIESLVSCLEAPSVRELRRRREFLRVGHSPVPWTGLRRKDSSEASSTRGHTLSVSHLFPWIPSDDTWQRLIDVLLAIPSHFVVHVRTWPRTPTEILERAHADLAEAERVMGASVETHRHRDAETWLPSAAAAVREQTLRRVSELAGGTLGIRVFLTGRHAPEPAMISAARIAIDDASRWDGREHLSLFAGGCVVKTAASRDVLDDMPADAQTMFGVREACAVLRTPMPTEADSPGLMLNRSRTSPLLGRAGNDVTLGSNLHRGRQVGVAMDRESRFRHTYIIGQTGTGKSTLMLRMILEDIRLGRGVAVLDPHGALIEEILRNYPEERRHDLVIVDPSDHERPVGLNFLKIDEPEPMRYRRARDMVIDDLYHTIDLLYDLKVTGGPIFESHFRGMLTLLMGHEQPGPRISPTLMMFRALYTNAELRKRKANEVRGKDPIIDDFLREIELASRTSDASIDNMATYITSKFVRFVSDESLRNMVCQDSMLDIASIIRRRKVLLFDLAKGRFGDLAAGLLAGQFMSRIRHAVMSRGAESGQSPFYLYADEFQLFADDRFAELLAEARKFGLALTMAHQFANQLPPRVLNAILGNVGTVVTLRLGPQDAELLEPIFRPHFSHRDLTSLSNFRAYVRGSGTLGHAPFSLDLPTPPQSEADDPAMSLRAYSRMKYGRARDDVEIEIREN